One region of Thiorhodovibrio frisius genomic DNA includes:
- a CDS encoding type II toxin-antitoxin system VapC family toxin, which translates to MIVVDASAVIDVLLQTPDSLALTNRLLDAGALNCAPQLIDIEIVSVMRRLVHRREIPEARASAALADFEQLPLERYPHQLLLPRIWAYRRLTAYDAAYLALADALDCRVITRDKHFAASAPERIELI; encoded by the coding sequence GTGATCGTCGTCGATGCCTCGGCCGTCATTGATGTCCTGTTGCAAACTCCAGATAGCCTCGCACTGACTAATCGGCTGCTCGACGCTGGCGCCCTCAACTGTGCGCCGCAGTTGATTGACATTGAAATTGTGAGTGTCATGCGCCGTCTGGTCCACAGGCGCGAGATTCCGGAGGCAAGGGCGAGCGCGGCACTTGCTGACTTCGAGCAACTACCGCTCGAACGCTATCCCCATCAACTCCTGCTGCCGCGCATCTGGGCCTATCGCCGCCTAACCGCCTACGATGCAGCCTACCTGGCGCTGGCCGACGCGCTCGACTGCCGGGTCATCACTCGCGACAAACACTTTGCCGCCTCCGCGCCGGAGCGCATTGAGCTGATTTAA
- a CDS encoding phenylpyruvate tautomerase MIF-related protein, whose protein sequence is MPTLKIQTNAKLEDSAWDALLSAASKQLAELLSKPESYVMVIAEPTAKMCFGGSQEPLAYLELKSLGLPEARTPELSAALTALVGEHLGVPAGRVYIAFSAPPRHLFGFNGGTF, encoded by the coding sequence ATGCCCACGCTCAAGATTCAGACCAACGCCAAACTTGAAGACAGCGCCTGGGATGCCCTGCTGAGCGCCGCCTCCAAGCAGCTCGCCGAACTGCTCAGCAAGCCAGAAAGCTATGTGATGGTCATTGCTGAGCCGACGGCGAAGATGTGCTTTGGCGGCTCTCAGGAGCCGCTCGCCTATCTGGAACTGAAAAGCCTCGGCCTGCCGGAAGCGCGCACGCCGGAGTTGTCCGCAGCCCTCACAGCACTGGTTGGCGAGCATCTCGGGGTGCCGGCGGGGCGGGTTTATATCGCGTTCAGCGCCCCGCCGCGGCATCTGTTTGGCTTCAATGGTGGCACCTTCTGA
- a CDS encoding proline--tRNA ligase: MRLSQFPLNTLKETPADAEIPSHQLMLRAGMIRKLAAGLYTWLPLGLRVLRKVEAIVREEMNRAGALEVSMPAVQPAELWQESERWDKYGPELLRLRDRHGRDFCFGPTHEEIITELARNELRSYKQLPVNYYQIQTKFRDEIRPRFGVMRAREFLMKDAYSFHLDSASLTETYERMYQTYSRIFSRCGLDFRAVQADTGSIGGNASHEFHVLASSGEDAIAFSTGSDYAANVELAEAIAPAQAAPAPSENARLVDTPKAKTIADLVEQFGQPIERTVKTLIVAAAKDEQDAQTARPGLIALLVRGDHELNSVKAEKLPQVASPLRMATEEEIRATIGAGLGSLGPRDLPIPCVVDRAAAVAADFSAGANQDGKHWFGLNWDRDLPLPPVADLRNVQEGDLSPDGQGQITIARGIEVGHIFQLGTKYSQAMNAVVLDDAGKAITPTMGCYGIGVSRVVAAAIEQHHDERGICWPAPIAPFTLALLPMKLGKSYRVREATEALYQDLQDAGIEVLFDDRDARPGVMFADMELIGIPHRLVIGDKHLDDGKLEYKGRQDRDMQLIELHQAVPFILKQLNAHTGLSDLS; this comes from the coding sequence ATGCGCCTGTCTCAGTTCCCCCTCAACACCCTGAAAGAAACGCCGGCTGATGCCGAGATTCCCAGCCACCAGCTAATGCTGCGCGCCGGCATGATCCGCAAGCTGGCCGCCGGCCTCTATACCTGGCTGCCGCTCGGCCTGCGCGTGTTGCGCAAGGTTGAGGCCATTGTGCGCGAGGAAATGAACCGCGCCGGTGCGCTCGAGGTCTCCATGCCGGCGGTCCAGCCGGCGGAACTTTGGCAAGAATCCGAACGCTGGGACAAATACGGCCCCGAACTGCTTCGCCTGCGCGACCGCCATGGGCGGGACTTTTGCTTTGGCCCCACCCACGAGGAGATCATCACCGAACTCGCGCGCAACGAGTTGCGCAGCTACAAGCAGCTGCCGGTCAACTACTACCAAATTCAAACCAAATTCCGCGACGAGATTCGCCCGCGTTTCGGCGTCATGCGCGCGCGCGAATTCCTGATGAAAGACGCCTATTCCTTTCATCTCGACAGCGCATCGCTCACCGAGACCTATGAGCGGATGTACCAGACCTACAGCCGCATTTTCAGCCGCTGCGGGCTGGATTTTCGCGCCGTACAAGCCGACACCGGCAGCATCGGCGGAAATGCCTCGCATGAGTTCCATGTACTCGCCAGCAGCGGTGAGGACGCCATCGCCTTCTCCACTGGCAGCGACTATGCCGCGAATGTCGAGCTGGCCGAGGCCATTGCTCCTGCGCAAGCCGCGCCTGCTCCGAGCGAAAACGCCCGCCTGGTCGACACGCCCAAGGCCAAAACCATCGCCGATCTGGTCGAGCAGTTCGGTCAGCCAATTGAGCGCACAGTCAAAACCCTGATTGTTGCCGCCGCCAAGGATGAGCAAGACGCCCAAACGGCCAGGCCCGGCCTCATCGCACTACTGGTGCGCGGCGACCATGAGTTAAACAGCGTCAAGGCCGAGAAGCTCCCACAAGTTGCCAGCCCGCTGCGCATGGCCACCGAAGAGGAAATCCGCGCGACCATCGGCGCCGGCTTAGGCTCCCTGGGCCCAAGAGACCTGCCCATTCCCTGCGTGGTTGATCGCGCGGCGGCCGTGGCGGCAGACTTTAGCGCCGGTGCCAACCAGGACGGCAAGCACTGGTTTGGGCTCAACTGGGACCGCGACCTGCCGCTGCCGCCAGTGGCTGACCTGCGCAATGTCCAGGAGGGCGACTTAAGCCCCGACGGCCAGGGCCAGATCACCATCGCACGCGGTATTGAGGTCGGGCATATTTTTCAGCTTGGCACCAAATACAGCCAGGCGATGAACGCCGTGGTGCTCGATGACGCCGGCAAGGCCATCACCCCCACCATGGGTTGCTATGGCATTGGCGTGTCACGTGTGGTGGCCGCCGCCATCGAACAACACCACGACGAACGTGGCATCTGCTGGCCCGCGCCCATCGCGCCCTTTACCCTCGCCCTGCTGCCGATGAAGCTCGGAAAGTCCTACCGCGTGCGGGAGGCGACGGAAGCACTCTACCAAGACCTGCAAGACGCTGGCATCGAGGTGCTCTTTGATGATCGCGATGCCCGCCCCGGAGTGATGTTTGCCGACATGGAACTGATCGGCATTCCCCATCGGCTAGTCATTGGCGACAAGCACCTGGATGACGGCAAGCTGGAATACAAAGGCCGGCAGGATCGAGACATGCAGCTCATCGAGCTGCATCAGGCCGTGCCCTTTATTCTGAAACAGCTTAACGCCCACACCGGCCTGTCAGACCTGAGCTGA
- the fabA gene encoding 3-hydroxyacyl-[acyl-carrier-protein] dehydratase FabA: MSRIESLNREQLLACGHGEMFGPGNAQLPIPNMLMMDRITHISDGGGPNGKGEIIAELDINPDLWFFGCHFPGDPVMPGCLGLDAFWQIVGFYLAWIGNPGHGRALGVGEVKFSGQVLPSAKKVTYRVSMKRVITRKLVLGIADGIMDVDGREIYTAKDLRVGLFMSTEGF; this comes from the coding sequence ATGAGCAGAATCGAATCCCTCAACCGCGAGCAACTGCTCGCCTGCGGCCATGGCGAAATGTTTGGGCCAGGCAATGCGCAATTGCCCATCCCTAACATGCTGATGATGGACCGCATCACCCACATCAGCGACGGTGGCGGCCCCAACGGCAAGGGCGAGATCATCGCCGAGCTGGATATCAACCCGGACCTGTGGTTTTTCGGCTGCCATTTTCCGGGCGACCCGGTCATGCCCGGCTGCCTGGGGCTAGACGCCTTCTGGCAGATCGTCGGCTTTTACCTGGCCTGGATCGGCAACCCCGGTCATGGTCGCGCACTAGGAGTGGGGGAGGTGAAATTTAGCGGACAGGTGCTGCCGAGTGCCAAAAAGGTCACCTACAGAGTCAGCATGAAACGCGTCATCACCCGCAAACTGGTGCTCGGCATCGCCGATGGCATCATGGACGTCGATGGTCGCGAGATTTACACCGCCAAAGATCTGCGGGTTGGACTGTTTATGTCAACGGAGGGATTTTAG
- a CDS encoding porin, whose protein sequence is MKKKLISLAVAAAMVAPAAAMAEAIIYGKLHVSIDYADVKNAAGVPTFNPVTGRQTAAGTDFEGWGVNRNGNGGSGWGLVGPVANPNVPFAGSGASGGYMPGAGPSNRIGIKGSEDIGNGLKAIYQVELGIAFGASDANIPSGNNNSFSVRNSFVGLAGSFGTVLVGRHDTPLKISTGKLDMFADTMADYNGTVGFNDLRVDNAIAYISPSFSGFQFMGALVAPGGATAGEGLNANSDQLNGAWSLAGIYNNGPYYASIAYESLNSEMFMDTGASNAVTAGINEPAVPATANLATGVVTNPVAAKSFCTNPAGNLVAGNSCSSVSSDYNKWRFGLGILDWNGFSLSAIYENQDNIPGGQTYSQVVGGVAVPNNIESQELWQIQAGYAFGNNQIKAMYGEADRDYGFNSNLLPAAAVGTINQVKAWDGDRSTWAIAFDHNFSKRTKAYVMYTDVEDDLENYVAGSEWSGFSMGMIHSF, encoded by the coding sequence ATGAAAAAGAAACTCATTAGCCTGGCAGTCGCAGCCGCTATGGTTGCTCCTGCAGCCGCGATGGCCGAGGCAATCATTTACGGCAAGTTGCATGTCTCCATCGACTATGCAGATGTTAAAAACGCTGCTGGTGTTCCAACCTTTAATCCAGTTACAGGTCGCCAAACCGCGGCCGGTACTGACTTTGAAGGCTGGGGCGTTAACCGAAACGGTAACGGCGGCTCCGGTTGGGGTCTTGTGGGACCAGTGGCTAATCCGAATGTGCCATTTGCCGGTAGCGGTGCTAGCGGCGGTTACATGCCTGGCGCAGGCCCCTCCAACCGAATTGGCATTAAAGGTTCCGAGGACATCGGCAACGGGCTGAAAGCCATTTACCAGGTTGAGCTGGGTATCGCTTTTGGTGCATCCGATGCCAACATCCCTAGCGGTAACAACAATAGCTTCAGCGTCCGCAACAGCTTTGTTGGCCTGGCTGGCAGCTTTGGTACCGTTCTGGTCGGTCGTCATGACACCCCGCTGAAGATCTCAACCGGCAAGCTGGATATGTTTGCCGACACCATGGCGGACTACAACGGCACCGTGGGCTTTAACGATCTCCGCGTCGACAACGCCATCGCCTATATCTCGCCTAGCTTCTCCGGCTTCCAGTTCATGGGTGCTTTGGTTGCTCCTGGTGGCGCAACCGCCGGTGAAGGTCTAAACGCCAACTCAGATCAGTTGAATGGCGCTTGGTCACTGGCTGGTATCTACAACAACGGTCCCTACTACGCCTCTATCGCCTATGAATCCTTGAACAGCGAAATGTTCATGGACACCGGTGCTAGTAACGCAGTGACCGCAGGAATTAATGAACCCGCCGTACCTGCAACTGCAAATCTAGCCACGGGGGTTGTGACCAACCCGGTTGCGGCCAAAAGTTTTTGCACCAATCCAGCCGGAAACCTAGTAGCGGGCAATAGCTGTAGTAGCGTAAGTAGTGACTACAATAAATGGCGGTTTGGTTTGGGAATTCTCGATTGGAACGGCTTTTCTCTGAGCGCAATCTATGAGAATCAGGACAATATTCCTGGCGGACAGACCTACTCTCAGGTAGTAGGAGGAGTAGCAGTCCCCAACAACATCGAAAGCCAGGAGCTGTGGCAGATACAGGCTGGCTACGCATTTGGCAACAATCAGATCAAAGCGATGTATGGTGAAGCTGATCGTGACTACGGCTTCAATTCAAATCTTCTCCCTGCTGCGGCTGTGGGTACCATCAATCAAGTCAAAGCATGGGACGGCGACCGTAGCACTTGGGCTATCGCTTTCGATCACAACTTCAGCAAGCGTACAAAGGCTTACGTCATGTACACAGATGTCGAAGACGATCTCGAGAACTACGTTGCTGGTTCTGAGTGGAGTGGCTTCTCCATGGGCATGATCCACAGCTTCTAA
- the rpsI gene encoding 30S ribosomal protein S9: protein MTQMHYATGRRKSAAARVFLTTGSGKIEVNGKPLDEFFGRETARMVVRQPLETLSMLDRLDMRITVTGGGTTGQAGAIRHGIARALVDYNEANRPPLRQAGFLTRDAREVERKKVGLHKARKRPQFSKR from the coding sequence ATGACGCAAATGCACTACGCCACCGGTCGCCGCAAAAGCGCGGCCGCTCGGGTGTTTCTTACAACAGGTTCGGGCAAGATCGAGGTCAACGGCAAGCCGCTCGACGAATTCTTTGGTCGGGAAACTGCGCGCATGGTCGTGCGTCAACCGCTCGAGACCCTCTCGATGCTCGATCGCCTCGACATGCGCATCACCGTCACCGGCGGTGGCACCACCGGGCAGGCCGGCGCCATTCGTCACGGCATCGCTCGAGCCTTGGTCGACTACAACGAGGCCAACCGCCCTCCACTGCGTCAGGCCGGCTTCCTCACCCGCGATGCGCGCGAGGTCGAGCGCAAGAAGGTTGGTCTGCACAAGGCCAGAAAGCGCCCGCAGTTCTCCAAGCGCTAG
- the rplM gene encoding 50S ribosomal protein L13, which translates to MRTESAKPAEVRRVWHLVDAEGKTLGRLATELARRLRGKHKPSYTPHVDTGDYIVVVNAEKIRVTGTKLDNKMYHRHTGYIGNLRSMNLAEMLARHPERVIEAAVKGMMPHNPLGRAMLKKLKVYAGTQHRHAAQQPQPLEI; encoded by the coding sequence ATGAGAACTGAAAGCGCAAAGCCGGCCGAAGTGCGCCGTGTCTGGCATCTGGTGGATGCCGAGGGCAAGACACTCGGCCGTCTGGCCACGGAGCTGGCGCGGCGCCTGCGCGGCAAGCACAAGCCCAGCTACACCCCGCATGTCGACACGGGCGATTACATCGTGGTGGTGAATGCGGAGAAAATCCGCGTCACCGGCACCAAGCTCGACAATAAAATGTACCATCGCCACACCGGTTATATCGGCAACCTGCGCTCCATGAACTTGGCCGAGATGCTGGCACGCCATCCAGAGCGCGTGATCGAGGCAGCCGTCAAGGGCATGATGCCGCATAACCCGCTCGGACGGGCGATGCTAAAAAAGCTCAAGGTCTACGCGGGCACTCAGCATCGCCACGCGGCGCAGCAGCCTCAACCGCTTGAAATCTAG
- a CDS encoding (2Fe-2S) ferredoxin domain-containing protein, with the protein MSYYRHHLFFCTNQREGGCRCCNARGATEARTFAKKRSKELGLAGPGGVRVNAAGCLNRCAEGPVAVVYPQGVWYSYSGQEDIEEILQAHIIGGEPVARLRLPDAPTAG; encoded by the coding sequence ATGTCTTACTATCGTCATCATCTGTTCTTCTGCACTAACCAGCGTGAGGGAGGTTGTCGCTGTTGCAATGCGCGCGGGGCTACCGAGGCGCGTACTTTCGCGAAAAAGCGCAGCAAGGAGCTTGGGCTTGCTGGGCCTGGCGGGGTGCGGGTGAATGCTGCCGGTTGCCTCAACCGTTGCGCCGAGGGGCCTGTTGCTGTGGTCTATCCTCAGGGCGTCTGGTACAGCTATAGCGGTCAGGAAGATATCGAAGAGATTTTGCAGGCACACATCATTGGCGGCGAGCCGGTTGCGCGCCTGCGCCTGCCGGATGCGCCTACTGCTGGCTGA
- a CDS encoding RsmB/NOP family class I SAM-dependent RNA methyltransferase, whose translation MPSRHNSTDPDQAALLRRCMARYQPLLADEPGEWEDFIAALCRPLPACVWAHPERLSVSELADLIQAEENADPPVLAPVAWSPDALCLPAGFKAGQRWWYCAGLAHAQEEASQLPARLMDLRPGLRVLDLCAAPGGKTAQMALALGNRGTVLANDFARERIAALQGNLDRLGVVNVSTTWGDGGNFPAAAGRFDRVLVDAPCSSEGTLRRNRSLAGRLDPDLIANNRRLQGRQLALLRKAVQLCRPGGRIVYSTCTFAPEENESIVSRVLEEQAGRLALRPVAVEGLTTSPGLTAWGGQQFDASLVHCLRLWPQRTDTGGFFVAVLEKEGDAPQSEQASEPVSEPVSGQESESWAFAKLLTPAEDDHWLPALAEHYGWPVDIWRGLMAHRQTRRGLHLLAADHAAPLLPTAEGRGLFFLRTNIRPPKLTTAGALLFGRMASRQVMELDREQRNAYLVRQTLTPRPAQCADSRPGQVIVRYCGHPLGVGLFTRSGTLESLFPSRWSGCVGVAGAGPSRSGE comes from the coding sequence ATGCCATCACGTCACAACTCAACCGATCCTGATCAAGCCGCCCTGCTGCGCCGGTGCATGGCGCGCTATCAGCCGCTGCTGGCCGATGAGCCGGGCGAGTGGGAGGATTTTATCGCCGCGCTTTGCCGTCCGCTGCCGGCCTGCGTTTGGGCGCATCCGGAGCGCTTGAGTGTGTCGGAGTTGGCGGATTTGATTCAGGCTGAAGAGAACGCCGATCCGCCCGTGCTTGCCCCGGTGGCATGGAGTCCAGATGCGCTGTGTTTGCCCGCCGGGTTTAAGGCCGGGCAGCGTTGGTGGTATTGCGCCGGACTTGCGCATGCCCAGGAGGAGGCATCGCAGTTGCCGGCGAGGCTGATGGATTTGCGCCCGGGGCTGCGGGTGCTAGATCTCTGCGCCGCGCCGGGTGGCAAGACGGCGCAGATGGCGTTGGCCTTGGGTAATCGCGGGACTGTTTTGGCGAATGATTTCGCGCGCGAGCGCATCGCGGCCTTGCAGGGCAATCTGGATCGTCTGGGTGTTGTGAATGTCAGCACCACTTGGGGCGATGGCGGGAATTTTCCGGCCGCTGCCGGTCGTTTTGACCGGGTGCTGGTGGATGCGCCCTGTTCAAGCGAGGGGACGCTCAGGCGCAACCGCAGCCTGGCTGGCCGGCTGGATCCTGACTTGATCGCGAACAATCGCCGCTTGCAGGGGCGCCAGTTGGCGCTGCTGCGCAAGGCCGTGCAGCTCTGCCGTCCCGGGGGGCGGATTGTTTATTCCACCTGTACCTTTGCGCCGGAGGAGAATGAATCCATTGTCTCGCGGGTGTTGGAGGAGCAGGCGGGGCGACTGGCGTTGCGGCCAGTGGCTGTGGAGGGTCTGACCACAAGTCCGGGGCTGACAGCCTGGGGCGGGCAGCAGTTTGATGCGTCTCTGGTGCATTGTTTGCGGTTATGGCCGCAGCGCACCGATACGGGTGGCTTTTTCGTCGCGGTGCTGGAGAAGGAGGGGGATGCGCCTCAATCCGAGCAGGCATCCGAGCCAGTATCAGAGCCAGTATCCGGGCAGGAATCCGAGTCTTGGGCCTTTGCGAAGCTGCTGACTCCGGCGGAGGATGATCACTGGTTGCCGGCCTTGGCTGAGCATTACGGCTGGCCTGTGGATATCTGGCGCGGTCTGATGGCGCACCGTCAGACGCGGCGCGGGTTGCATCTGCTGGCGGCGGATCATGCAGCGCCTTTGCTGCCGACGGCTGAGGGGCGGGGGCTGTTTTTTCTCCGTACCAACATCCGCCCGCCCAAGTTGACCACAGCCGGGGCTTTGTTGTTCGGGCGCATGGCAAGCCGGCAGGTCATGGAGCTTGATCGCGAGCAGCGCAATGCCTACCTGGTTCGTCAGACTTTGACGCCCCGGCCAGCGCAATGCGCAGACTCTCGTCCCGGACAGGTCATTGTCCGCTATTGCGGGCATCCCTTGGGGGTTGGGCTGTTTACCCGCTCCGGGACCTTGGAGAGTCTGTTTCCCAGTCGCTGGAGCGGATGTGTTGGGGTGGCTGGAGCGGGGCCTTCCCGGTCTGGTGAGTGA
- the argE gene encoding acetylornithine deacetylase, which produces MTAASPQIAMPGAPPLRQMLSELIATASVSSVDPALSQSNRPLLELLATWLEDSDFDVEILTLPGHPGKANLIATLGNDSGGNDSGDGSSDALVLAGHSDTVPYDEHLWHHDPFTLTEADGRLYGLGICDMKAFFALAIEAARGLRAGELKAPLRLLATADEESAMHGARALLSAERSIGRHAIIGEPTNLRPVRAHKGVMGEAVRLRGLSGHASDPALGRNAIDGMHEVISAILPWREQLKTRYQDALFSIPYPTVNLGRICGGDNPNRICGDCELLLDLRPLPGLNPASLRAELQALIAPIAAARGLAWELDSLFMSIPPGATPASAPIVRATEELTGLSAEAVNFGTELPFFNQLGMDTVVLGPGDIAQAHQPNEFLAIERIEPTQSLLRALIRRFCLSDTA; this is translated from the coding sequence ATGACAGCTGCCTCCCCCCAGATTGCGATGCCAGGCGCGCCACCGCTGCGACAAATGCTAAGCGAATTGATCGCGACCGCGTCGGTCAGCAGCGTCGATCCGGCGCTCAGTCAGTCCAATCGGCCGTTGCTTGAACTGCTCGCCACCTGGCTTGAGGATAGCGACTTCGACGTCGAGATTTTGACTCTACCCGGCCACCCCGGCAAGGCCAACCTGATCGCGACCCTGGGCAACGACAGCGGCGGCAACGACAGCGGCGACGGAAGCAGCGACGCACTGGTGCTCGCCGGTCATAGTGACACAGTCCCCTACGACGAACACCTGTGGCACCACGACCCCTTCACCCTGACCGAGGCCGATGGGCGACTTTACGGCCTCGGCATCTGCGACATGAAAGCCTTTTTCGCCCTCGCCATTGAGGCCGCTCGGGGCCTGCGCGCGGGAGAGCTCAAGGCACCGCTGAGGCTGCTCGCCACCGCCGATGAAGAATCCGCCATGCACGGCGCGCGCGCACTGCTGAGCGCCGAGCGCTCCATCGGCCGGCACGCCATCATTGGCGAACCGACCAATCTGCGACCGGTGCGCGCGCACAAAGGCGTGATGGGCGAGGCCGTCCGGCTGCGCGGCCTAAGCGGTCATGCCAGCGACCCGGCGCTGGGGCGCAACGCAATCGACGGCATGCACGAGGTGATCAGCGCCATTTTGCCCTGGCGCGAGCAGCTGAAAACGCGCTATCAGGACGCGTTATTCTCCATCCCCTACCCAACGGTCAATTTGGGCCGAATTTGCGGTGGCGACAACCCCAACCGCATCTGCGGTGACTGCGAGCTATTGCTCGACCTGCGTCCCCTGCCCGGCCTTAACCCTGCAAGCCTGCGCGCCGAACTCCAAGCCCTGATTGCGCCCATCGCCGCAGCCCGAGGATTGGCCTGGGAGCTGGACTCGCTCTTTATGAGCATTCCGCCCGGCGCCACCCCCGCCAGCGCGCCTATTGTGCGCGCTACCGAAGAACTGACCGGCCTCAGCGCAGAGGCTGTCAACTTCGGCACCGAGCTGCCCTTCTTCAACCAACTCGGCATGGACACAGTCGTGCTCGGCCCCGGCGACATCGCACAAGCGCATCAGCCCAACGAGTTTCTCGCCATTGAACGCATCGAGCCAACCCAATCTTTGCTGCGGGCGCTGATCAGGCGATTCTGCCTGTCCGACACCGCCTGA
- a CDS encoding GGDEF domain-containing protein has product MANPDDLSWKDKYLQSLDSLEHEQKTREQSEQTLRQALSRLSLAVDTKDTQLNAELESLRKVVRGAGSLKQIKQLMEEISASILRLDQRQNSVSSIENALEGFEQALEQIRVPSGLHKSTKELKKRLQAAGKSGDLREALAAYQSYTAGIIEWLNTQPTEEKSSLFGRLLGRRGETSDADSADATAAPEAAPDTNPDSTTDGATSAAASDANNEAGTTDQTDGTSTEAEDSSQPEQNQAASDQPANQPASQPKSQDEAASALPPFNQVLFDLINRLDLPVELSPQAQLISKQLNEPPSAELAGTAVSDIAELVAKAKRRVEQEKQDIEQFLSQLTGRLKEIEQHFGESLGKRQAANAEGSAIDANMSAEVEQIQRSVAEANDFSGLKSSIRTHLENIQAQMEARKELDQSQLELAQAEAAQLRESLGKVQSESQELRQHLQDARKRALHDALTGLHNRLAYDERIEQELERWSRYAHPAVLSIWDIDHFKRINDTFGHTAGDNALKAIAKLLQEFTRKSDFLARFGGEEFMLLLPETDIDTALELANRLRERVAAKRFLFRGQPVPLSISCGLATFILSDTQEDVYRRADIALYRAKSAGRNRCVVFDPSMMETE; this is encoded by the coding sequence ATGGCAAACCCAGACGACCTTTCCTGGAAAGACAAGTATCTGCAAAGCCTCGACAGCCTCGAGCATGAGCAGAAAACCCGCGAGCAAAGCGAGCAGACCCTCCGTCAGGCCCTGTCGCGACTGAGCCTGGCGGTCGACACCAAAGACACGCAGCTCAATGCCGAGCTTGAAAGCCTGCGCAAAGTCGTGCGCGGGGCTGGCAGCCTGAAGCAAATCAAACAACTCATGGAGGAAATTTCGGCCTCTATCCTGCGCCTTGACCAGCGCCAGAACAGCGTTAGCAGTATTGAGAACGCCTTAGAGGGATTCGAGCAGGCACTTGAGCAGATTCGCGTACCAAGCGGACTGCACAAGAGCACCAAGGAGCTGAAAAAACGCCTACAGGCCGCAGGCAAAAGTGGCGACCTTCGCGAGGCACTGGCCGCCTATCAAAGCTACACCGCAGGCATCATCGAATGGCTTAACACCCAGCCCACCGAGGAAAAATCCAGCCTGTTTGGGCGCCTGCTGGGGCGCCGGGGAGAGACGTCGGACGCGGACTCAGCCGATGCAACCGCCGCTCCCGAAGCTGCCCCGGACACCAACCCGGATAGCACAACAGATGGCGCGACCTCCGCCGCAGCCAGCGACGCAAATAATGAGGCCGGCACCACCGACCAGACGGATGGCACCAGCACCGAGGCCGAGGATTCCAGCCAACCCGAGCAGAATCAGGCAGCATCGGACCAACCAGCCAACCAGCCGGCTAGCCAGCCAAAGAGCCAGGATGAAGCCGCTTCCGCCCTGCCGCCCTTCAACCAGGTCCTGTTCGACCTGATCAACCGCCTTGACCTGCCAGTGGAACTCAGCCCTCAGGCTCAGCTGATTAGCAAGCAGCTCAATGAGCCGCCCTCGGCGGAACTCGCCGGCACGGCGGTGAGCGACATTGCCGAACTGGTGGCAAAAGCAAAGCGGCGGGTCGAGCAGGAAAAGCAGGACATCGAGCAATTCCTCTCCCAACTCACCGGGCGACTAAAGGAGATCGAGCAGCACTTTGGCGAATCGCTCGGCAAACGTCAGGCGGCCAATGCCGAGGGCAGCGCCATCGATGCCAACATGTCAGCCGAGGTTGAACAAATCCAACGCTCAGTGGCTGAAGCGAACGACTTTTCGGGACTAAAATCCTCCATCAGAACCCACCTTGAGAACATTCAGGCACAGATGGAAGCCCGCAAGGAGCTTGATCAAAGCCAGCTCGAACTGGCTCAGGCCGAAGCGGCGCAACTGCGCGAATCCCTTGGCAAGGTGCAAAGCGAAAGCCAGGAGCTGCGCCAACACCTGCAAGACGCCCGCAAGCGCGCGCTCCATGATGCCCTGACCGGCCTGCACAATCGCCTCGCGTACGACGAACGGATCGAACAAGAACTGGAACGCTGGAGCCGCTACGCCCACCCGGCTGTTCTGAGCATCTGGGATATCGATCACTTCAAGCGCATCAACGACACCTTTGGCCATACCGCAGGCGACAACGCACTCAAGGCCATCGCCAAGCTGTTGCAAGAGTTCACCCGCAAGAGTGATTTTCTTGCCCGCTTTGGCGGTGAGGAATTCATGCTGCTGCTGCCGGAAACAGATATAGACACCGCCCTGGAACTCGCCAACCGCCTGCGCGAACGGGTGGCCGCCAAGCGCTTTTTGTTCCGCGGCCAGCCAGTGCCCCTGAGTATTTCCTGCGGCTTGGCGACCTTTATCCTGAGCGACACACAAGAAGACGTCTATCGCCGCGCGGACATTGCACTTTATCGCGCAAAATCTGCCGGCCGCAACCGCTGCGTCGTGTTTGACCCCAGCATGATGGAAACCGAGTAA